Below is a window of Sporosarcina ureae DNA.
ACCTATGGTCGGCACAATGACCGTGACCGCTGCCATGGCGCCATATGCTGCACGATGCGTTTCGCCTGCAATAGACTGGATCGTCGTGACGACATAGCCATTATGTGGCAATGAATCGAGAGCACCGGATGAAATCGCCACCACGCGGTGAAGGGCTTCCGGATCGACACCCATATCCATATAATGAGGTGCGAGTAGTGGGAGAGCGATAGCCTGACCGCCTGAAGCGGAACCTGTCATACCTGCGATCACAGATACCGCAATGGCTGCACCGATTAATGGTGATCCTGGGATATTCGTCATGATGGCTACTGCGTCCTGGAATGCAGGAACTGCTTTCGCTACGCCACCGAATCCAACTACTGCTGCTGTGTTTCCGATTGCGACCATTGCGCCAAGTGTACCCGCTGAAATGGCTGCTCCGTAGTTCTGTGAATATTTTCTACCTACGAAGTACGTAGAGATGATTCCGCCGAGTAACGCTAGGATTAAAGCGGATTGTGCTAGTTTATCATGGAATAGGAATGAAATGATCAATACGATAGCCAATGGAATCATAGAAAGGAATGGATTTGGCAATGAACGTGTCGTATCAAATGTAGGATCGGATGAACGATCAACGAAACGTTCGCCTTTATTGACTGCCTTCGTAATGATTCGTTTCAGCCACCAGTAACCGAACAGTGCCATGAACAATGCCACGACGAGACTGACTTCCCATCCAGCGTATGCATTCGTTCCTAAGAACTCGATCGGAATCCAGTTCTGAATTTCAGGGGATCCCGCGGACGTCATCGTAAACGTCACCGATCCAAGTCCGAGTGTCGCTGGAATGAAACGTCTCGGTAGATCTGCTTGCTTGAATAATGAAATAGCCATCGGATACACGGAAAATGCTACTACGAACAAGCTTACTCCGCCATACGTTAGAATCGCACACGCCATGACAATCGCAAGCACTGCGAATTTCATGCCAAGCTTTTCAACGAACCATTTCGCCACAGCATCTGCTGCTCCGCTGTCTTCCATTACTTTACCGAAGATCGCACCGAGTAGGAACATCAAGTACCAAGACATGATGAAACTCGTGAATCCCGTCATATAACTTGTGACGAAGTTATCTTCGCCTTCACCTGCTAATTGAGGAAATAACGTCATGCCGCTCATTAATGCTACAAATAATGCCGAAATCGGTCCAGCGATTAATATGTTGACTCCTCTCATCGTCAACACAATGAGTAAAGCCAAACCTCCAATAAGTCCAATCATCCCTAATATACCCATCCGTCTACCTCCATATAATAGAATATTTTTGTAACGTACTAGTAAAGATTTGTCTAAAATGTTACAAGTGAAGCGCTTTCATTTATTAAAGCAGATAATAAAAGAACATGCAAACCGCTTAAATACAGGGTTTGCATGTTCTTTACACATAAATATTCCGGAAAATAGGAATTATAGTGCTAGAATGATTGGGTTTAAGTTCGGAATTCAGGAATTCTTTCCGGAAAACCGGAAATTAGTTCAAATATCATATTTTTTTAATTTCTCGTAAAACGTGGTTTTGCTAATTCCAAGTATAAGAGCGGCTTCTTTTTTATTTGGAAATTGAGCTAATGTATCGAGTAGAATGGTTCGCTCGACTTCTTCGAGTGATTCAGCAAGTGTCCGGGAACTAGGGGCGTACTGAACCTTTCGCTGTTTGACTTGTGGTGGCAAGGCATCGGGTGTGATCACGTCTCCGCTCGTCAAATAAACCGCAGCTTGAATCACGTTTTGCAATTCTCGTATATTGCCTGGCCAGTGGTACGTGTTCAAATACGTAAAGGTCTCTTTCGAAAACTCCATACTTCTTTTGCCGGTTTGACCGATCGTCTTATGGAATATGAAGCTAATGATTTCCGCAAAGTCTTCCATGCGCTCTCGTAGTGGCGGTACGTTCAATGTAATGGCTTGTATGCGATAGTACAGATCGGTGCGGAATTGATTGGCTTCGATAAGTTCCGTTAATGGTTGGCTACTTGAAGCAATCACTCGTACATTGACCGATTCTACTTGATGAGAGTTCGGTGATTCTACGACCCCGTCATTCAATAATCGAAGTAACTTCACTTGAACAGGTAAGGGGAGGCTGCCGATATCATCTAAAAACAATGTCCCTTTATCCGCTAGCTGAATACGTCCTTTTCGTCCGCTACGATCTCCT
It encodes the following:
- a CDS encoding GntP family permease; the encoded protein is MLGMIGLIGGLALLIVLTMRGVNILIAGPISALFVALMSGMTLFPQLAGEGEDNFVTSYMTGFTSFIMSWYLMFLLGAIFGKVMEDSGAADAVAKWFVEKLGMKFAVLAIVMACAILTYGGVSLFVVAFSVYPMAISLFKQADLPRRFIPATLGLGSVTFTMTSAGSPEIQNWIPIEFLGTNAYAGWEVSLVVALFMALFGYWWLKRIITKAVNKGERFVDRSSDPTFDTTRSLPNPFLSMIPLAIVLIISFLFHDKLAQSALILALLGGIISTYFVGRKYSQNYGAAISAGTLGAMVAIGNTAAVVGFGGVAKAVPAFQDAVAIMTNIPGSPLIGAAIAVSVIAGMTGSASGGQAIALPLLAPHYMDMGVDPEALHRVVAISSGALDSLPHNGYVVTTIQSIAGETHRAAYGAMAAVTVIVPTIGVVIAIVLFSLGFGI
- a CDS encoding sigma-54 interaction domain-containing protein, translated to MDRLITNLPEYVLNQILENAFQWFVVVDQDARILYMNQDYCKFLHIEQKDTIGRPVNEVIENTRMHEVVKTGEEHIASPHYIKGTYMLANRIPIRVDNKVVGAFGSVVFRDLHDWHHLSSHVKQTLEKINMGAPAMEESTYQMTDIKGSSAAILSIKDTIHMIAPSDLPVLIQGESGTGKTLFAHSIHQLSNRSDHPLITVNCAAIPPNLLETELFGKGDRSGRKGRIQLADKGTLFLDDIGSLPLPVQVKLLRLLNDGVVESPNSHQVESVNVRVIASSSQPLTELIEANQFRTDLYYRIQAITLNVPPLRERMEDFAEIISFIFHKTIGQTGKRSMEFSKETFTYLNTYHWPGNIRELQNVIQAAVYLTSGDVITPDALPPQVKQRKVQYAPSSRTLAESLEEVERTILLDTLAQFPNKKEAALILGISKTTFYEKLKKYDI